The sequence GTTGTTTTAAGGACTGAAtataaaagtaatttttttactacCGAATTTCTCGATCGTGTAGAGTGGTTGAATATTCAACCGTGAGCACTACTTTGTGTTTGGCTAGACTTTGCTTCAGCTCGTCCaacatttcttgttgattgcCGGGCTCTCTCCCCGTCAGTAGAAAGATGCTTTTCAGATTGCGGCAGTTACTCACCAAGAGCTCGCTTAGCCTCAATAAGTTATACACCTGCAAAATATTCAAGCAGATTAGTTTAGAACCCAACAGTatgtaaaaaagaatttcacctgGTGAATGCTACGAATGTAGGGGTCTTCAATCTCCACTCTGGTTACATGTTCATCGAGGAACCTCCCAAGGACTTTTTGATAGCTGTAGCCAACAGAGTTGGCagtgatttcaattttctcgtGGTATTTGCCAGCCTCTTTCTCATTTTCGACATGCTTCTTCAGAAATTCTGCCTAGAAGAACATTAACCAGTTTAAACCTATTTAAACATGTTCTGAGGAAGTCTTCATTATATACCCTGTCCATATAGTCTACTACTCTCTTCCTCAATTCAGCTCTCCTGCCATCCTCTTGCCCTACGACGATAAATAACAGATGAAATGCACAGTTAAATTTTTACGATTGTGGATGCTGGAATGATACCTTTCGCTTTGAGGGCTTCCATCAGTAGTTGCAAACCTTCTTGGTAGCACACTAGAGATTCAGTGAATCTCTTTGCTGTATCTAGCTCCACAGCCCGCTTGAGAACAGATGCAGCAGCTTTCTCTGCCACCGGGTCTCCAGCCATCATAAAGTTctggaaaacaaatcaactTTCAGTGATAAAACTTTCAGAGCAAcacgaaaaacaacaacccaaaacacGACTATAAAAACaaccagaaataaaaaaaacctgcgGCCTCGTGTACAACAACAGTtaataaacttttttcttgtttaacgACACAAAATCTTTTCTAGTCTACGACAGAGATCACGAAATCTTCAACAACTAAAGCCACTTACTTTTTCATCAACAGTAAATCAGTTGAATCATATGTTTTAACCACACAGCCACTAACTAGCAATGTTGTTGGACAATGGACAATTCTGTCAGTGTGTCAACAGAGCCATCTGGTTGTCGTGATATCCACTTAACTCACGCACCGTATAATTGATAGGAGTGGATAGTACGGATAGTAGGCATTAGGCAGAGATTCTacagataaaaagaagaaaagaaacaggtGCAAATAactacacaaaaaaaaaaagagttcgtAAATTATTGCCAACTAAAGAAAAATCGTTCTTCTCGCTCACCACGTTTTTACGCAATCAAGATATCTGCTGGGCTTTTAGACTTTTATGATGGGACTAGAGGAAAAGACAAACAGTCGTATATCTATcatctttattcatttccagACCGAGGTAGAAAATTAAACGCTGAGTAAGCAGGCATGTCCATAAATTTGCCATTCAAACTAATAACTAATGTTGAGTTCAGGCCATGACCAGCAGTTGCtgatgatttcttttctcgcaTTCACGCTCTCTATAGCAACAAGGGCGGAGTGTAATCATGTGTCCGAACAAGGTAAATGTAGATGAGGTTGAGCcaccaccaaaataaaaataagattagAATCTTAAAACtaaattcgtttcttttttctcactcGGTGATTGCCAGGTGCTGCCAGAGGTCACCCAGTAACAATATGAAGTGCGTGAAAACAGACTGGGCACAAGTATATAGTAGTACTAGCCAACATTAACTTATATAATAATTATATATTCATATATAAACACATGTATTTCAGACGCCGAGTGCCGATGGTTCGGTTGAAAAACGGTCGTGACGTAATAGTATTCTGTACCgggaaatgaattattttcacgACTGGGTCTCTAGCTGGGAAAAACGGCCCAGCTAATAGTCGGGTAATTATACATTTCTTAGGATCGCGACGGACAGACGGCCAACACAAGTATAACAACGGTGACAAGGGGAAATTGGCACaggttttcttctttactgttgttgttgttgttagtaAACGAGGTTAATTGAATCATCAACATTGCCATATCTTTCCTTGGGAAAATATGTGTTGTATTTGACTGCCCAAATCCCACGCCGATTTTATGTTCATCACCTGTCGGCTCTCCATATTGGGAACGGACCGAATTTAAATGTCTTGTTCAGTTGTTCCAATATTTGACCATTATTGAACAAACATCaactaataatattcaaaagtGGActctttgatttcattttttaaattcagagTTGGTCGGTGGATATTGGATCATTCAACAGCCGACCGTGTCATAGTTTGGAAGTGATTTGGTTGATAGGAGAATGATTCGACCCGTAATTGTATTAAGTTTAATAACACTTTTAATCGTTTCTTCACCTGCCTTGCAGCTCAATTTACAAgtattaaaaatttctttctgtaATTATTAgaatgaatttcaattgatttgtttGATTCCCAGTCCAGCAAATCGTTGGGGAGATTGTGGATTCCGTTCAGGCCTTTCGGGCCGTTCTACCTGTCGCCGTTGATTGCGACATCGACCATTACGGCGACTCAACTCGTTCCGACCACCTACACCCGGACCATCGTCGTCTACTGTCTGGACGGCGATGCAACCACTTGCGCGGCCCGTCGCAAACGGACGGACCAGGAGCAGATGGTCTACATCGACGGCCAACCTTTCCAGCCCTCGCAAGTCGCCAGGTACAAACAGATCATTCCAAACGGAATAGTCACATGTAAATCTCTGAAATTGTTGCAGATTGTTGCCAACGGAAATGCCGGCCGGGTCGAGTCTGTTGCCTCCGCCCAGCAGCCGCCCAGGTGCCGCAGTTGTGACAGCTTCGATGAGGTCACCAGACGAGCAATTGTTTCCAAAACGGCAGAGCCGGGCGAGAAATGGCCAATGGTTTTTCGCCACGACAACAACAGTTACCCTGACAGCTGCGACTGTCGTCAACGCGACCAGCCCGGAATCGATCCGCATTTCCATCGTCGGCTGCATCCCAAATTGTTTGACCACATTACCCCATTGTTAATTGTTCATATAATAATTTATGGATGGCATTGAACAATACAAACACCGGCCAATCAGAGACTTTACTTGAATGAGGCTGTAGAAGACATAAACCTCGTTGGATGGCCGAGACTCTAACCGGATGTCCGACCGAGTCCGCCTACGTGAATTTAGGATGAGAAATCCCACGCCCTTATGTTTGCGTATTAGACATAAAGCATCTGCTAATAATCGGCTGTCAAACGTATTGGGAACGAGCCAAAGATaatgacagaaaaaagaaatgaaactagTTACATCATCACAAAAAGTCTAAAATTTTAACTGTGAGAATATGAGAATGCAATAGACTGGGCGGCAATGATTCACACAGTGGGTCAACATCCGTTTCGATCATCCAGAACCCGAGTCGCACATCATTTAGCCCATTTCTCGTTTTCtcttattcaaatatttaaaaaatgtaaattaagaaaatttgtcaaggtcttttttttcttcttatttaacTACCAAAGAGGTACCACGAGGATGACatcaattcaaacaaaatcgTTTCGCGGGATAATTCCCATTGCCCAAGAAGGCCGAAAAAATGTCGGTTCATGGCGATCAATATTTGCGCGCCAAGTTCAAATACGAGCGAAAgtcttttgaatattttaaaaaatgtttgaaacagACCTTGAAATCAAATCAGCCGGCCCAGTATATAAATCACCGTCAACCTCCCCAATTTCAACAGTGCGCCGACAGCCAGCAACAGACTTGACTCTCTCGTTTGTAgattaataacaataaaaaagatcCCGCTTAAAGTATACACATTCCCAGCTCGCAAATTATTGCCCAGTTATGTATCCATGTCTTGTAATATTTTGTCGACTACTTTAACCTTCACAGATG is a genomic window of Daphnia pulicaria isolate SC F1-1A chromosome 2, SC_F0-13Bv2, whole genome shotgun sequence containing:
- the LOC124326477 gene encoding MIT domain-containing protein 1-like; its protein translation is MMAGDPVAEKAAASVLKRAVELDTAKRFTESLVCYQEGLQLLMEALKAKGQEDGRRAELRKRVVDYMDRAEFLKKHVENEKEAGKYHEKIEITANSVGYSYQKVLGRFLDEHVTRVEIEDPYIRSIHQVYNLLRLSELLVSNCRNLKSIFLLTGREPGNQQEMLDELKQSLAKHKVVLTVEYSTTLHDREIRLDNGWVIKIGRGLDYFRPPEGKFSLGYCDFDLRQCHATTIDIFHSSTVRSIPK
- the LOC124326546 gene encoding uncharacterized protein LOC124326546; translation: MIRPVIVLSLITLLIVSSPALQLNLQSSKSLGRLWIPFRPFGPFYLSPLIATSTITATQLVPTTYTRTIVVYCLDGDATTCAARRKRTDQEQMVYIDGQPFQPSQVARLLPTEMPAGSSLLPPPSSRPGAAVVTASMRSPDEQLFPKRQSRARNGQWFFATTTTVTLTAATVVNATSPESIRISIVGCIPNCLTTLPHC